GCACCATGACGGCGGATTCGAGGCTGACGTTCACCGGGTCCTGGTCCGAGTTCGCGCCGGGTGCGCTGACCACGTTCGCCTCGTCCGCGACCGGGGGTGGCTCGGTCTCCCTCACCGCCTTCGTCGCGGAGTCCGGCGACTACCTGGCCCGCGTCATCACCACGCAGGACTCGCGCGAGTGCACGATCGCGATCGACGGTGACGAGCCCGCCCCGGTCCGGGTGAGCGGTGCGGCCGGCCTGGCGACACACCTCGTCGCGCTCCCCAAGCTGACCGCCGGACGGCACACCGTCACGGTCACCGTCGCCGGCGACGCCGGTGAACTGCGGGTCGGCAGCATCGGGATCGAAGCGGTCGACGGCATCACGATCGGCGACTTCGGCATCTCGATGTCGACGACCGCCGACTGGGTCGCCGGTGGCGCGGCGTACTCGGCGCTGAACCACGTGGTGGCCTGGTCGCCGGATCTCGCCCTGATCGCGTTGATGACGAACGACGCCAACGAGCAGACGGCAGTCGCACCGGACCGGTACGCGGCCAACCTCGACACGATGGTGTCCGCACTGGAGACCACCTGCGACGTGGTCCTCGAAGCGCAGATCCCCGGCGATCCGGCATGGGTCGACTTGTCCCCGTACCGCGAAGCCGTGTACGACGTGGCGAAGGCCCACAGCGTGCCGGTGCTCGACCTCTTCGACCGCTGGGGCAGCTTCGCCGCCGCGGCGGACGCGGGGTTGATGAACGACGCCTTCCACCCGAACGCCGCCGGTGCGGCGGACATCGCGGCGGCGGAGCTGGGCGTGGTTTCGGCTTGAGCGACGCGGGTGTCCTGTCTCAGCGACGGTGATGCCGGGCCGCAGGTGTAGCGATGACCCGCATCGGGCTTAGCCAAGCCAGTCACCGACGCCATCCCAGGCCGCTTCGAGCTGCCGTGCCAGAACGGGCCCGAGTTTCTGGCGGATAACCCCGTGAGCTCGCAGCATCAGTTCTTTGCCGCCGGCCTCGTCGAGCGCGGCGCCGATGCTCTGGACCCGCCCTCTCACCTCTGAACCGCGCGGAGCCAGCAGAGCTTGCTCCTTCGTGCCGATAGCAAGCAGCTGGTTGATCAAGTCGGCCGGATTCATCGGGCCACCGTAGGCGTGGGGCCACGGCCTGGCTGCCTTTCCTGTCCGGTTTGGCCGCCTCCGGGCAGGGCGGCGTGACGCCTCGGCAGTTGACCCAGCTCCGTACCGATGTCATCGAGCCATCGGCGAGTGCGGCCGGTTCTCGGTCCGCTGGACAACCGCGAGCCGGGATGTTGTCCTGAGGGACAACGCACCGGGAGGCGGCATGACAGCAGCGCAGCTCGCGGCCGGCCTGGCCGGCGTGTCGCAGCATGTGCTCGCGGCCAGTGGCGATCCCGACGAGGTCACGCAGGCCTGCACGCAGGCGTTGCGCCCGCATCGGCTCGTGGTGCATTCGCGCCAGGCGCGGCTGTCGACCCGGTTGGAGCACTTCTCGGCGGGCCCGATCTCGCTCAACCGCCTGCGCTACGGAGCCGACGTCACGGTGGCGCCCGCCGTGCCCGAGGAGGACAACTTCCTGCTGACGCTGCCCGTCGCCGGGTCCGCGAAGTTCACCTACGGCCGTGACACCGCGGAGCTCGCGCCGGGGCGGCCCGCGATCGTCGGGCCGTATCGCGAGTTCAAGCTGGACATCGACAGCGCGTTCGACCAGCTGATCGTGCGGATGGACCGGCGCTGGGTCGAGAGCACGGCCCGCCGGATCCGCGGTGTCGCGACTGCCGGGCCGGTGGACCTCTCGCTGTCGCTGCCGGAGCAGCCCGCGTTCCTGTACCGGCTGCTCGAGAGCGTGGTCAGCCTGCCGACGCTGGGGCCGCGCGCGCGGCCGGAGGTCGGGCAGCAGCTGGGTGAGCTGGTGATCGAGTCGTTCCTGCTCACGCAGCTGCGCGAGGAGGAAGCCGAGCGAGGGCGGGTGCCATCGGCGCAGGTCAGGCGGGCGATGGAGTACCTGCTCGACCACCTCGCCGAGCCGATCAGCCTGTCGGAGGTCGCGCGGCGGAGCGGGACGAGCCTGCGCAGCCTGCAAGCCGGGTTCCGGCGGGACCTCGACACGACGCCCGGGCAGTGGCTGCGGGGTCAGCGGCTCGACCGGGCCCGCCGGCTGCTCGTGGCGGGTGAGCCGGGGACCACGACCGTGACCGGCGTCGCGGCGGAATGCGGGTACTTCCACCTGGGCGAGTTCGCCGCGCAGTTCAAGGCGCGGTTCGGGGTCACGCCGTCGGCGGTGCTGGGCCGCCGCTGAAGGTTGCGCGAATCCGATGCTCGCGCGTCGCTTCACCGATAGTCGTTGCCGCTCGCCGACAGCAGCATGTGCCGTACGCACTCAATGGTGAGAACGGAGCGGCGGATGCGATTCGTACTGGTGCACGGAGCATGGCACTTCGGGGAGCTGTGGGACCCCGTCCGCAAGCACTTGGAGGACGCGGGCCACGAGGTCCACACCCCGACGGCCGGCGGCCTCGGCGAAAACGACGACAAGCACGTTGACCTGCGCGGCGCCGCAGCGCCGATCGTCGACTACATCCGCGAGCACGACCTGACCGACGTTGTGCTGGTCGGGCACAGCTGGGGCGGTTACGTGATCTCCCGTGTGGCGATCGAGCTGCCCGAACGGATGCGGCGGCTGGTCTACTTCGCCGCGTTCGTGCCGGCGCACGGCCGGGCGCTCGTCGACGAGATCCCGCCGCACCTCGTCGCCGCGCTCCAGGCGAGCTACGACGAACGCACCGACGGCGGTGTCGTGCTGCCGTTCCCTGTGTGGCGCGACGCGTTCTACGGCGACGCCTCGGCGGAGGAGGCCAAGCGCGTGTACGACGTGCTGCGCCCGCAGCCGTGGAGCGCCTTCACCGACCCGGCCGACATGACCGGCTGGGACAAGGTGCCGCAGGCGTTCAGCTACCTGGCGCCGTCGGAGGACAACGACATCACGCAGGGCGAGTGGGGGCGGCATCCGCGGCTGTCCAATCGGCTCGTGATGTTCCGGCTGATCGGGATGGAGGGCAGCCACGAGGTGCTGCTGGCGAATCCCGAGCTGACGGCGCGCAAGTTCATCGAGGCGGGGCGGGACTGACCGTCCGTTGAGGAGTCCGGTGTGGACTCTTCGGGGTCGCAGCGGGCGAAACCCTGACCCATGAAACCCAGCGAAGGAAGGCTTGATGCGCACCGGATCGCAGTATCTGAACGCCATCGACGACGGACGGCGCGTCTACCTCGACGGCAAGCGCGTGGACGGCGTGGCCCGGCACCCGGCGTTCGCGCCGATCGCGAAAACCGTGTCGGAGCTGTTCGACCTCGCCGCCGACCCCGCGTCCGGCATGACTCGGCCGGGGCCGAACGGCGACGTGGTGAACCGGCTGTTCACCGCCCCGCGCAGCCGCGAGGACCTCACGGCGTTCCGTGAGGCCGCCACCACCTGGGCCCGCCACACCCACGGCTGGGTGGGCCGCAGTCCCGACCACGTCGGTGCGTTCCTGGCCGCGTTCGCCTCGCACCCGGACGTGTTCGGCGACTACGCGGCCAACGTGACGGCGTTCCAGAAGCGCGTCGTCGAGGAGGACCTGTACCTGTCGTATGCGATCATCCCGCCGCAGGTTTCGCGCGCCACCACGGCGAGCGCGTGGGACGGTGACCTGGTGCAGGTCGGCGTCTCCGAGGAGCGCGCCGACGGCATCGTGGTGCGGGGCGCGCAGATGCTGGCCACGGGCGGTCCGGTCGCCGACGAGATCCTCGTGTCGTGCATCAAGCCGCTGACGCCGGAGGACACGGACTTCGCGCTGAGCTTCGTGCTGCCCGTGGACACCGAGGGCCTCAAGCTCTACTGCCGCCGCCCCTACGCGCCCGCCGCGACCAGCCACTACGACTACCCGCTCACCACGCGCTTCGACGAGACCGATGCGCTGCTGATCTTCGACGACGTGTTCGTGCCGTGGGACCGCGTGTTCCTCTACCGCGACGTCGCCGGCGTCCGCAACCAGTTCTTCGCGACGGGCGCGCACGTGCTGGGCAACTGGCAGGCGCAGATCCGGTTCTCGGTGAAGCTGCAGTTCCTGGCCGGCCTGGCGCGCAAGGTCGCGGCGGTCAACGGCGTCGACAAGTTCCCCGGCGTCGTGGAGAAACTCGGTGAGCTGGCCAGCCTGGTGTCCCTTGTGGAGTCCGCGGTTCTGGCCGCCGAGTACACCGCGGAGCCCGACTCGGCCGGCCTCTGGCGCCCCGGCAGCCGCGCACTGTACGGCGCCATGGGCCTGCAGTCGGAGCTGTACCCCCGCGTCCTGGCCACCCTCCGCGACCTCGTCGGCGGCGGCGTGCTGCAAGTCCCCTCCAGCGTCGCCGACATGACCACCCCGGAAACGCGCGCCGACATCGACCGCTACATCTACAGCCCGGGCACCCCGGCCGCCGACCGCGTGAAACTGTTCAAACTCGTCTGGGATGCCGTCGGCAGCGAGTTCGCCGGCCGCCACCACCAGTACGAACTCTTCTACGCCGGCGCGCCCTTCGTGGTGAAGGGCTACTCCT
The sequence above is a segment of the Amycolatopsis sp. 2-15 genome. Coding sequences within it:
- a CDS encoding AraC family transcriptional regulator; this encodes MTAAQLAAGLAGVSQHVLAASGDPDEVTQACTQALRPHRLVVHSRQARLSTRLEHFSAGPISLNRLRYGADVTVAPAVPEEDNFLLTLPVAGSAKFTYGRDTAELAPGRPAIVGPYREFKLDIDSAFDQLIVRMDRRWVESTARRIRGVATAGPVDLSLSLPEQPAFLYRLLESVVSLPTLGPRARPEVGQQLGELVIESFLLTQLREEEAERGRVPSAQVRRAMEYLLDHLAEPISLSEVARRSGTSLRSLQAGFRRDLDTTPGQWLRGQRLDRARRLLVAGEPGTTTVTGVAAECGYFHLGEFAAQFKARFGVTPSAVLGRR
- a CDS encoding alpha/beta fold hydrolase; protein product: MRFVLVHGAWHFGELWDPVRKHLEDAGHEVHTPTAGGLGENDDKHVDLRGAAAPIVDYIREHDLTDVVLVGHSWGGYVISRVAIELPERMRRLVYFAAFVPAHGRALVDEIPPHLVAALQASYDERTDGGVVLPFPVWRDAFYGDASAEEAKRVYDVLRPQPWSAFTDPADMTGWDKVPQAFSYLAPSEDNDITQGEWGRHPRLSNRLVMFRLIGMEGSHEVLLANPELTARKFIEAGRD
- a CDS encoding SGNH/GDSL hydrolase family protein, whose protein sequence is MVTANPGGCDDGRQLSGMTAASIRRWRWKRAAAVAGTGSARYAKIGDSISAGQGLQPATQSPPVVMGGMLAARGFPVRGASVILNPRTMTADSRLTFTGSWSEFAPGALTTFASSATGGGSVSLTAFVAESGDYLARVITTQDSRECTIAIDGDEPAPVRVSGAAGLATHLVALPKLTAGRHTVTVTVAGDAGELRVGSIGIEAVDGITIGDFGISMSTTADWVAGGAAYSALNHVVAWSPDLALIALMTNDANEQTAVAPDRYAANLDTMVSALETTCDVVLEAQIPGDPAWVDLSPYREAVYDVAKAHSVPVLDLFDRWGSFAAAADAGLMNDAFHPNAAGAADIAAAELGVVSA
- a CDS encoding 4-hydroxyphenylacetate 3-hydroxylase family protein, with translation MRTGSQYLNAIDDGRRVYLDGKRVDGVARHPAFAPIAKTVSELFDLAADPASGMTRPGPNGDVVNRLFTAPRSREDLTAFREAATTWARHTHGWVGRSPDHVGAFLAAFASHPDVFGDYAANVTAFQKRVVEEDLYLSYAIIPPQVSRATTASAWDGDLVQVGVSEERADGIVVRGAQMLATGGPVADEILVSCIKPLTPEDTDFALSFVLPVDTEGLKLYCRRPYAPAATSHYDYPLTTRFDETDALLIFDDVFVPWDRVFLYRDVAGVRNQFFATGAHVLGNWQAQIRFSVKLQFLAGLARKVAAVNGVDKFPGVVEKLGELASLVSLVESAVLAAEYTAEPDSAGLWRPGSRALYGAMGLQSELYPRVLATLRDLVGGGVLQVPSSVADMTTPETRADIDRYIYSPGTPAADRVKLFKLVWDAVGSEFAGRHHQYELFYAGAPFVVKGYSFRNYGFDGPLSEVDRFLAGYSEEDQ